Proteins from a genomic interval of Syngnathus typhle isolate RoL2023-S1 ecotype Sweden linkage group LG15, RoL_Styp_1.0, whole genome shotgun sequence:
- the rnf121 gene encoding RING finger protein 121 isoform X1, translating into MAGMFEVEVDGVEHDHGLEHHNEPIQFDASKLSPEEKWRVEHAKMHAKHKGHEAMHAEMVLILIVTLVIAQLVLVQWKQRHPKSYNLVTLFQMWVVPLYFTTKLHWWRFLTTWFIFSVITAYISYRATRKPLACTTPRLVYKWFLLLYKISYGTGIVGYTVVMFTLFGINLIFRIKPEDAMDFGVSLLFYGLYYGVLGRDFAEMCADFMASTVGYYSASGMPTKHLSDNICAVCGQAILVDVSEEGIIENTYRLSCNHVFHEFCIRGWCIVGKKQMCPYCKEKVDLKRMFSNPWERPHVMYGQLLDWLRYLVAWQPVIIGFVQAINYVLGLE; encoded by the exons ATGGCCGGGATGTTTGAGGTAGAGGTGGATGGTGTGGAGCACGACCACGGACTAGAGCATCATAATGAACCGATCCAG TTTGATGCGTCTAAGCTCTCACCGGAGGAGAAGTGGAG GGTGGAGCATGCCAAGATGCATGCCAAACACAAAGGCCACGAGGCCATGCACGCCGAGATGGTCCTGATCCTCATCGTCACACTTGTCATCGCCCAGCTCGTCCTCGTGCAGTGGAAGCAGCGGCACCCAAAGTCTTACAAC CTGGTGACTCTGTTCCAGATGTGGGTAGTTCCTCTCTACTTTACTACCAAACTTCACTGGTGGAGGTTCCTGACCACCTGGTTTATCTTCTCTGTCATCACAGCATATATTAGCTACCGTGCCACTCGCAAGCCTCTGGCCTGCACCACACCGAG GTTGGTGTACAAGTGGTTCCTGCTCCTCTACAAGATCAGCTATGGCACTGGAATAGTTGGCTACACTGTTGTTATGTTTACGCTTTTTGGCATCAATCTTATTTTCAG GATAAAGCCCGAAGATGCGATGGACTTTGGCGTGTCCCTGCTTTTTTACGGACTGTATTATGGTGTGCTCGGAAGAGACTTCGCCGAGATGTGTGCCGACTTCATGGCGTCGACTGTCGGG TATTACAGCGCATCCGGAATGCCGACGAAGCATTTGTCTGATAATATCTGCGCCGTATGTGGACAAGCCATCCTCGTTGATGTCAGTGAGGAGGGCATCATTGAGAACACGTACAGATTATCCTGCAACCATGT GTTCCATGAGTTCTGCATAAGAGGTTGGTGCATCGTGGGAAAGAAGCAGATGTGCCCGTATTGTAAAGAGAAGGTGGATCTCAAGAGGATGTTCAGCAACCC CTGGGAAAGGCCACATGTCATGTATGGCCAACTTTTAGACTGGCTTCGCTACTTGGTGGCCTGGCAGCCTGTTATTATCGGCTTTGTGCAAGCCATCAACTACGTCCTCGGTCTGGAGTGA
- the LOC133168117 gene encoding interleukin-1 receptor type 2-like: MTLSSVIKALGSLSLLLADSAPVPQYGVPVIIGPDDMQVKAQPGHPLILHCEALSNCGHDMALLYWLINGSFPEDIHNNNRITEIETSTLEDGQTLLGSLLLKNVTSEDLNATFTCVVSSSVGMAHKNVTLTEKGTKCWGEEKIQSAV, from the exons ATGACACTGTCATCTGTCATCAAAG CTCTGGGCTCTTTAAGTCTATTGCTAGCGGATTCCGCTCCAG TGCCTCAATATGGGGTGCCAGTCATCATTGGACCTGACGACATGCAAGTCAAAGCTCAACCAG GGCATCCATTGATTCTCCATTGTGAAGCTTTGTCCAACTGTGGCCATGATATGGCCCTCCTCTACTGGCTCATCAATGGCTCATTCCCTGAAGATATTCACAACAATAACAGAATAACCGAGATAGAGAC ATCCACCTTAGAGGATGGTCAAACTCTTCTCGGGAGTTTGCTGCTGAAGAATGTCACCTCAGAGGACCTCAACGCCACTTTCACCTGTGTGGTTAGCAGCAGTGTTGGAATGGCTCATAAGAATGTAACGCTAACAGAAAAAGGCACTAAATGTTGGGGGGAAGAGAAAATCCAGAGCGCTGTTTGA
- the LOC133168171 gene encoding lysophosphatidic acid receptor 6-like, translating into MVNGTLGAAHTSMCNKSDDFKYPLYSTVFSLVFVFGFLFNLLAVYIFGCTLKTRNETTTYMINLVVSDSLFVLSLPFRIVYFIKREWMFGSELCKISVALFYTNMYGSILFLTCISIDRFLAIVHPFRSQKIRTKRNAKLACVTVWVLVLSGSIPTGFLLDTTSDKNLNASSNYCFENYSSKQWKSELSKVVMFIETVGFVIPLMVNLFCSGMVLQTLKKPQTISRGGSINKTKVLRMIVVHLLIFCFCFIPYNVNLMFYSLVRTKVLKGCYAEHVVRTIYPISLCIAVTNCCFDPVIYYFTSETIQSSIKRKSTVWHNGVKLLDRLQGDSPRSTHRTLPLRPLKSNLTDTETLQSKKNVTM; encoded by the coding sequence ATGGTCAACGGTACGCTGGGTGCCGCTCACACGTCGATGTGCAACAAGAGCGACGACTTCAAGTACCCGCTGTACAGCACCGTTTTCAGCCTGGTCTTCGTCTTTGGATTCCTCTTCAACCTGTTGGCCGTCTACATTTTCGGCTGCACGTTAAAGACGAGGAACGAAACCACCACGTACATGATCAACCTGGTGGTGTCCGACTCGCTCTTCGTCCTCAGCCTGCCGTTTCGGATCGTCTACTTCATCAAGCGGGAATGGATGTTCGGCAGCGAGCTGTGCAAGATTTCCGTGGCGCTTTTCTACACCAACATGTACGGCAGCATCCTCTTCCTCACCTGCATCAGCATCGACCGCTTTCTGGCCATCGTGCACCCGTTTCGATCGCAAAAAATTCGGACCAAGCGCAACGCCAAACTGGCCTGCGTCACGGTGTGGGTGCTGGTTCTTTCCGGAAGCATCCCAACCGGGTTCCTCCTGGACACCACCTCGGACAAAAACCTCAACGCTTCATCAAACTACTGCTTTGAAAACTACTCCAGTAAGCAGTGGAAGTCTGAACTGTCCAAGGTGGTGATGTTTATCGAGACGGTGGGCTTCGTCATCCCGCTGATGGTCAACCTTTTCTGCTCCGGCATGGTTCTAcagactttgaagaaacctcagACCATCAGCCGCGGCGGCAGCATCAATAAGACCAAAGTTTTGAGGATGATCGTGGTGCATCTACTCATCTTCTGCTTCTGTTTCATCCCCTACAACGTAAATCTCATGTTCTACTCTCTAGTCCGGACCAAAGTCCTCAAAGGATGCTACGCCGAACACGTGGTTCGAACCATCTACCCCATTTCTCTGTGCATCGCCGTGACCAACTGCTGCTTCGATCCCGTCATTTATTACTTCACTTCGGAGACCATCCAGAGCTCCATCAAACGCAAGTCCACCGTGTGGCACAACGGCGTCAAGCTTCTCGACAGGTTGCAGGGAGACAGCCCCAGATCGACACACAGAACTCTGCCCTTGAGGCCTCTGAAAAGCAACCTGACGGATACAGAAACTTTACAGTCTAAAAAGAATGTCACGATGTGA
- the rnf121 gene encoding RING finger protein 121 isoform X2, which produces MHAKHKGHEAMHAEMVLILIVTLVIAQLVLVQWKQRHPKSYNLVTLFQMWVVPLYFTTKLHWWRFLTTWFIFSVITAYISYRATRKPLACTTPRLVYKWFLLLYKISYGTGIVGYTVVMFTLFGINLIFRIKPEDAMDFGVSLLFYGLYYGVLGRDFAEMCADFMASTVGYYSASGMPTKHLSDNICAVCGQAILVDVSEEGIIENTYRLSCNHVFHEFCIRGWCIVGKKQMCPYCKEKVDLKRMFSNPWERPHVMYGQLLDWLRYLVAWQPVIIGFVQAINYVLGLE; this is translated from the exons ATGCATGCCAAACACAAAGGCCACGAGGCCATGCACGCCGAGATGGTCCTGATCCTCATCGTCACACTTGTCATCGCCCAGCTCGTCCTCGTGCAGTGGAAGCAGCGGCACCCAAAGTCTTACAAC CTGGTGACTCTGTTCCAGATGTGGGTAGTTCCTCTCTACTTTACTACCAAACTTCACTGGTGGAGGTTCCTGACCACCTGGTTTATCTTCTCTGTCATCACAGCATATATTAGCTACCGTGCCACTCGCAAGCCTCTGGCCTGCACCACACCGAG GTTGGTGTACAAGTGGTTCCTGCTCCTCTACAAGATCAGCTATGGCACTGGAATAGTTGGCTACACTGTTGTTATGTTTACGCTTTTTGGCATCAATCTTATTTTCAG GATAAAGCCCGAAGATGCGATGGACTTTGGCGTGTCCCTGCTTTTTTACGGACTGTATTATGGTGTGCTCGGAAGAGACTTCGCCGAGATGTGTGCCGACTTCATGGCGTCGACTGTCGGG TATTACAGCGCATCCGGAATGCCGACGAAGCATTTGTCTGATAATATCTGCGCCGTATGTGGACAAGCCATCCTCGTTGATGTCAGTGAGGAGGGCATCATTGAGAACACGTACAGATTATCCTGCAACCATGT GTTCCATGAGTTCTGCATAAGAGGTTGGTGCATCGTGGGAAAGAAGCAGATGTGCCCGTATTGTAAAGAGAAGGTGGATCTCAAGAGGATGTTCAGCAACCC CTGGGAAAGGCCACATGTCATGTATGGCCAACTTTTAGACTGGCTTCGCTACTTGGTGGCCTGGCAGCCTGTTATTATCGGCTTTGTGCAAGCCATCAACTACGTCCTCGGTCTGGAGTGA
- the LOC133168169 gene encoding short transient receptor potential channel 2-like has translation MNKKMQFPSELIGAIQEGKMELVCSLLKTGDGITRQLDDSEDRLWREALNLSIRLGSDCIMDALLQGVKFDFRQIHEALLVAVDTNQPRVVKLLLDRLDQEKGNKMDVRSFSQAIFDHSIDNSQFAPGVTPLTLACQKDLYDIVTMLTRKGHVIPWPHKISCACLECRNGRQYDLLKFSLSRINTYRGIASRAYLSITSDDAMLSAFSLSRELRKLSRNEPEFKPQYLSLEELCQEFAVELLGMCRNQSEVTTILNSCGDESQEALDEQAFEEGIPNLSRLRLAVNYNQKQFVAHPICQQVLSSIWCGNLAGWRGSRTAWKLFVSVGIFFTMPFLCLAYWIAPKSKVGKILKTPVIKFLLHSASYLWFLITLLGESITMEMYRDTFAARQQNILHSSFHMVWVVGFFWYECKEVWIEGLRSYFLDWWNCLDMVVLSMYLASFALRVLIMLKGHLCLDTNNSEEECFYFTQTVRDDWRQEDPQLIAEVLFAVTSMMSFTRLAYILPAHESLGTLQISIGKMIDDMMRFMFILMIIGTAFLCGINNVYVPYVISPRLGRFNETFHFLFWTMFGVANQEYVDMPQFVLAEFVGRILYGIFTLVIVIVLLNMLIAMITNSFQKIEDDADVEWKFARSKLYLSYFREGLTMPVPFNIIPSPKALFYILRGIFRRICCCMNCNSAKYPPIASLFDKKSSEDNQVPYRQQVIRALVQRYIESARREFEETKRKGETRMSLWGRRHGNKSHTIQLTRFFRSDIGNRITELSKGVLRMHNDLKMVHHHLVDESHRTADELSKDGSSFLGKYILGAKNNFRGFNSQLDQKSTSRDVTVHHGEEEETIKSQIDEKERCEGEEMSSRLSSHGDLVKMEEGRGQTEKEQIDANKSDNANEIAPAKHFNIEEEKKILSESPKKRISEDKENMRNTFEEIELQENKVEAGWMNGRQREPDICGRCDDEGENLESQTKIASPSGSSSSRDTGFGSEEGEASIDDTDSKTPAE, from the exons atgaacaaaaaaatgcaGTTCCCCTCAGAGCTCATCGGCGCCATCCAGGAAGGGAAAATGGAGCTGGTTTGCAGCCTGCTCAAGACGGGCGACGGCATCACCCGCCAGCTGGACGACTCTGAAGATCGCCTTTGGAGGGAGGCCCTCAACCTGTCCATCCGCCTGGGGAGCGACTGCATCATGGACGCCCTCCTCCAGGGGGTCAAATTCGACTTCCGTCAGATTCACGAGGCCCTTCTCGTTGCCGTGGACACCAACCAGCCGAGAGTGGTCAAGCTCCTGCTGGACCGCCTGGATCAGGAAAAAGGCAACAAGATGGACGTGCGCTCCTTCTCTCAAGCCATCTTTGACCACTCCATTGACAACTCGCAGTTTGCCCCCGGTGTGACCCCGCTGACCTTGGCGTGCCAGAAAGATCTTTACGACATCGTCACCATGCTGACCCGCAAGGGTCACGTCATTCCGTGGCCGCACAAGATCTCCTGCGCCTGCTTGGAGTGCCGCAACGGGCGTCAGTACGACCTGCTCAAGTTCTCCTTGTCCCGCATCAACACCTACCGCGGCATCGCCAGCCGCGCTTACCTCTCCATCACATCCGACGATGCCATGCTCAGCGCTTTCAGCCTCAGCAGAGAACTCCGTAAACTTTCTCGGAATGAACCAGAGTTCAAG CCTCAGTACCTGAGCCTGGAGGAGCTTTGTCAAGAATTTGCCGTGGAGTTGTTGGGTATGTGTCGCAACCAGAGCGAGGTGACCACCATTCTCAACAGCTGCGGAGACGAGAGCCAGGAGGCTTTGGACGAGCAGGCCTTCGAGGAAGGCATACCGAACCTGTCAAGGCTACGCCTGGCTGTCAACTACAACCAGAAGCAG TTTGTCGCCCACCCCATCTGCCAACAAGTTCTATCCTCAATCTGGTGCGGCAACCTGGCAGGTTGGAGAGGTAGCAGGACTGCGTGGAAGCTCTTTGTCTCCGTCGGGATCTTTTTCACAATGCCCTTCCTCTGCCTCGCCTACTGGATCGCACCAAAGTCGAAA GTGGGAAAGATCCTAAAGACTCCCGTCATCAAGTTCCTTCTTCATTCCGCTTCCTATCTGTGGTTCCTCATCACATTACTCGGGGAATCCATCACCATGGAAATGTACCGGGATACGTTTGCGGCGAGGCAGCAGAACATCTTGCACAGCTCCTTCCACATGGTTTGGGTGGTCG GTTTCTTCTGGTATGAGTGCAAGGAAGTGTGGATCGAAGGTCTGAGGAGTTACTTCCTGGATTGGTGGAACTGCTTGGACATGGTGGTGCTCAGCATGTACTTGGCCTCCTTCGCCTTACGTGTACTCATCATGCTCAAGGGTCATTTGTGTCTCGACACAAACAACTCGGAGGAGGAGTGCTTCTACTTCACCCAGACGG TGCGCGACGACTGGCGTCAGGAGGACCCTCAGTTGATTGCGGAGGTTCTGTTCGCCGTGACGAGTATGATGAGCTTCACAAGGCTCGCTTACATTCTCCCGGCGCACGAGTCACTAGGAACGCTCCAGATCTCCATCGGCAAGATGATTGACGACATGATGAG attcatgttcatcCTTATGATCATCGGAACGGCCTTCCTATGCGGGATCAATAATGTCTACGTCCCTTATGTCATCTCGCCGCGTCTTGGCAG GTTTAACGAGACGTTTCACTTTCTTTTCTGGACCATGTTCGGTGTGGCCAACCAGGAATACGTGGACATGCCGCAGTTTGTCTTGGCCGAATTTGTCGGACGGATTCTGTACGGAATCTTCACGCTTGTCATAGTCATTGTCTTACTCAACATGCTTATTGCTATGATCACCAACTCCTTTCAGAAAATTGag GACGATGCAGATGTGGAGTGGAAGTTTGCCAGATCCAAGCTATATCTCAGTTACTTCCGAGAGGGCCTCACCATGCCCGTCCCATTCAACATCATCCCTTCCCCAAAAGCTTTGTTTTACATATTAAG GGGCATCTTTAGGCGCATCTGCTGCTGCATGAACTGTAATTCTGCCAAATATCCACCAATAGCTTCTTTG TTTGACAAAAAGAGCTCCGAGGACAACCAGGTTCCGTACCGTCAGCAGGTGATCAGAGCTCTGGTGCAACGATACATCGAATCGGCTCGGAGGGAGTTTGAGGAGACCAAGAGGAAAGGTGAGACACGGATGTCGCTGTGGGGCcgtcgtcatggcaacaaaaGTCACACAATTCAATTGACGCGTTTTTTCCGATCAGATATCGGTAATCGCATCACCGAGCTGAGCAAAGGCGTCTTGAGGATGCACAATGACTTGAAAATGGTCCATCACCACTTGGTCGATGAAAGTCACCGTACGGCCGACGAGCTGTCGAAAGACGGCTCGTCATTCCTCGGCAAATACATCTTGGGCGCCAAAAATAATTTCAGAGGCTTTAACAGCCAGCTGGATCAGAAAAGCACGTCACGTGATGTAACGGTGCATcacggagaggaggaggagacaaTAAAAAGCCAAATAGATGAAAAGGAGCGTTGCGAGGGCGAAGAGATGAGCTCCAGGCTTTCGTCACACGGGGATTTGGTCAAGATGGAGGAAGGGCGAGGTCAGACAGAAAAAGAGCAGATAGACGCTAACAAAAGTGACAACGCAAATGAGATCGCTCCAGCTAAACATTTCAatatagaagaagaaaagaagataCTTTCTGAAAGccccaaaaaaagaatcagTGAAGACAAAGAAAATATGCGCAATACATTTGAAGAGATAGAATTACAAGAAAACAAAGTGGAGGCCGGGTGGATGAACGGGCGACAGCGTGAGCCAGATATTTGCGGACGATGTGATGATGAGGGTGAAAATTTAGAGAGCCAGACAAAAATAGCTTCACCATCAGGCAGCAGCAGTTCTCGGGACACGGGATTTGGTTCTGAAGAAGGCGAGGCATCCATTGATGACACAGACAGCAAGACGCCAGCTGAGTAA